One part of the Parasphingorhabdus sp. SCSIO 66989 genome encodes these proteins:
- the grpE gene encoding nucleotide exchange factor GrpE: protein MSDMNTENNPNDAPAEAEMAGIPEELRAGSAEVAGQAGDDAAARISDLEAELAEAKQQTLYAQAETQNVRRRMEKEIQDARSYAATGFARDILSVSDNLSRALEAIPDDLREDEKWKGLIAGIEATGRELEKVFGQHGISRIPAMGLELDPNQHQAMIEIPTDEHEPGTIVQEMQTGYMIKDRLLRAAYVGVAKKPD, encoded by the coding sequence ATGAGTGACATGAATACAGAAAATAACCCCAATGACGCCCCCGCCGAAGCAGAGATGGCAGGCATTCCCGAAGAACTGCGCGCAGGTAGCGCTGAGGTTGCAGGGCAAGCTGGCGATGATGCCGCTGCGCGCATCTCTGATCTGGAAGCTGAACTGGCTGAGGCGAAGCAGCAAACCCTCTATGCTCAGGCCGAGACGCAGAATGTCCGCCGGCGCATGGAAAAGGAAATCCAGGACGCGCGTTCTTATGCCGCTACCGGATTTGCCCGCGATATCCTCTCGGTCTCGGATAATCTGTCGCGCGCGCTGGAAGCGATCCCCGATGATCTGCGCGAGGATGAGAAATGGAAAGGCCTTATCGCCGGTATCGAAGCCACCGGCCGCGAACTGGAAAAAGTATTCGGCCAGCACGGCATCAGCCGCATCCCCGCCATGGGTCTGGAGCTTGATCCCAATCAGCATCAGGCGATGATTGAAATACCCACCGACGAGCATGAACCCGGCACCATCGTGCAGGAAATGCAGACCGGCTATATGATCAAGGACCGCCTGCTGCGCGCGGCCTATGTGGGTGTGGCGAAGAAGCCGGATTGA